The Stratiformator vulcanicus genome has a segment encoding these proteins:
- a CDS encoding SGNH/GDSL hydrolase family protein, whose protein sequence is MRNCLLVLLSISASSAAFADEELPRVLILGDSISIGYTPVVQELLAGKAIVVRPMRTEKKAENCAGTTNGVEQIDRWLRIGGGNWEVIHFNFGLHDMKRVDPDTGKPSSNIDDPRQADVDKYAKQLESIVAKLQDSNADLIFATTTPVPAGGVKPHRDVDDPAKYNAAAKRIMERGEVAVNDLYKFVEDRQSEIQIPVNVHFTQKGSRMLGRQVAEAIENALDGKPRQPGSE, encoded by the coding sequence ATGCGAAACTGTCTTCTCGTCCTGCTGTCGATCTCGGCTTCATCGGCCGCATTTGCCGACGAAGAGCTGCCGCGCGTCTTGATTCTTGGCGATTCGATTTCGATCGGCTACACGCCGGTCGTTCAGGAATTGCTCGCAGGAAAAGCAATCGTGGTCCGCCCTATGCGAACGGAAAAGAAAGCGGAGAACTGTGCCGGCACGACGAACGGCGTCGAACAAATTGACCGTTGGCTCAGAATCGGAGGAGGAAATTGGGAAGTGATCCACTTCAACTTCGGGCTGCATGACATGAAGCGAGTCGATCCGGACACGGGGAAACCATCGAGTAATATCGACGACCCGCGTCAGGCTGATGTCGACAAGTACGCCAAACAGTTGGAATCGATCGTCGCCAAACTGCAAGACAGCAATGCCGATTTGATCTTTGCGACGACGACCCCGGTGCCTGCGGGAGGAGTGAAGCCGCACCGAGACGTTGATGATCCCGCGAAGTACAACGCTGCGGCGAAGAGGATCATGGAGCGAGGAGAAGTCGCGGTGAACGATCTCTACAAATTTGTCGAGGATCGCCAGTCAGAAATTCAAATTCCTGTGAACGTGCACTTCACTCAAAAAGGCTCTCGGATGCTGGGTCGACAGGTCGCCGAAGCCATCGAAAACGCGTTGGACGGGAAGCCGCGGCAGCCGGGAAGTGAATAG
- a CDS encoding sodium-dependent bicarbonate transport family permease, giving the protein MELSLIAENLLAAPVLFFLLGMAATWLGSDLDVPQSIARGLSLYLLFSIGIHGGYELAESGWTAGMLSILGVAVLSAIIVPIWSFYILRQFLGPNDAGAIAATYGSISAVTFVTAVDFLRSNEVEFGGYMVAAMALMESPSIVVGVLLARLSSEDGNGRPKGELWRRLFQEAFLNGAVVILLGSLLIGLVTGDKGWPSVEPFAGAPFKGVLCLFLLEMGLGAARQVKALAKCGPFLLTFGIVAPIVHGTGAVLIARLIGASAGDATLLAVLCGSASYIAVPAAVRFALPKAKPGLYLPLSLGVTFPFNVSIGIPLYYALVTLLW; this is encoded by the coding sequence ATGGAGTTGTCGCTAATCGCCGAGAATCTTCTGGCGGCGCCGGTCCTGTTTTTTCTGCTCGGAATGGCCGCAACGTGGCTGGGGTCAGACTTGGACGTGCCGCAGTCGATCGCGCGCGGGTTGTCGCTTTACCTTCTGTTCTCGATCGGCATCCACGGCGGTTACGAACTGGCCGAGTCGGGCTGGACGGCCGGGATGCTTTCGATTCTCGGTGTCGCGGTACTGTCGGCGATCATCGTCCCGATCTGGTCGTTCTATATTCTCAGACAATTTCTCGGACCGAACGATGCGGGGGCGATCGCAGCAACTTACGGCTCGATTAGCGCTGTCACATTCGTCACCGCAGTCGACTTCTTGCGGAGTAACGAGGTCGAGTTCGGCGGCTACATGGTGGCAGCGATGGCTCTGATGGAGTCACCCTCGATCGTGGTCGGCGTGCTGCTGGCCCGACTGTCGTCAGAAGACGGGAACGGTCGGCCGAAAGGCGAGCTCTGGCGGCGGCTCTTTCAGGAAGCTTTTTTGAATGGGGCAGTAGTTATTCTGCTCGGCAGCCTGCTGATCGGTCTGGTCACCGGCGACAAAGGTTGGCCGTCGGTAGAACCCTTCGCAGGGGCACCATTTAAGGGTGTGCTTTGCCTGTTCCTGTTGGAGATGGGGCTTGGGGCGGCTCGCCAGGTGAAAGCGCTGGCGAAGTGCGGACCGTTTCTGCTGACGTTCGGCATTGTCGCACCGATTGTACATGGAACCGGAGCAGTGCTCATCGCCCGGTTGATCGGGGCGTCCGCCGGCGATGCGACGCTTTTGGCCGTTTTGTGCGGCAGTGCCAGCTACATCGCAGTGCCCGCCGCCGTGCGGTTCGCGCTCCCGAAGGCGAAGCCGGGTCTGTACCTGCCGCTGTCGCTGGGCGTCACATTTCCGTTTAATGTGTCGATCGGGATTCCGCTGTATTACGCTCTGGTCACACTGCTGTGGTGA
- a CDS encoding P-II family nitrogen regulator, whose protein sequence is MSPVHKLEIVVDKVHLREVTRLLDDAGVSGWTMIPDVPGKGGRGERTGDELTGVMSNCYVFSACEPEKTEGLIEPLRALLRRSGGICLVTECKSVIH, encoded by the coding sequence ATGTCGCCGGTACATAAGCTCGAAATCGTTGTCGATAAAGTTCACTTGAGAGAGGTCACGCGCTTGCTCGACGACGCCGGCGTCTCCGGCTGGACGATGATCCCCGACGTCCCCGGCAAAGGAGGTCGCGGTGAACGCACCGGCGACGAACTCACCGGCGTGATGAGCAACTGCTACGTCTTCAGCGCCTGCGAGCCGGAAAAGACCGAAGGTCTGATCGAACCACTGCGGGCCCTTTTAAGACGTTCCGGTGGAATCTGTCTGGTGACGGAATGTAAATCGGTGATTCATTAA
- a CDS encoding Gfo/Idh/MocA family protein — protein MNRRTFLEVGALSSALFVSGASARAGRLANDEIAIACLGTGGRCRWLMERLAKIEGTRLVAVCDVYNEALAQGAKLADAKALQESDYQKLLDRSDVDAVLIGSPDHWHVPMTVDACNAGKDVYVEKPLTHSIKEGERVIAAQNDNSRIVQVGTQHRSMPHLNEARDIVRSGGIGEVYKVRMTWNRGSRRWKRWDYGIQSSDVDWKAFLGSAPDQPFDQYKMENWRFFWDFGGGIFTDLMVHWLDTAYWFLDMQDPSTAASIGDQFASKGLWETPDTVQTLLHYPDDKLQAHFEGTFVNWRDRAMIEFMGSEATLYCDRGRYEVIPEHKSKAEARSRVDGDGAKGADFYNKVDGAQYHLQNWVDCMRSRETPNCPAEAGVRSAKGAHLANKSLRENAIARPNS, from the coding sequence ATGAACCGACGTACGTTTCTGGAAGTGGGCGCTCTGTCGTCGGCTCTATTTGTCAGCGGTGCTTCGGCACGGGCGGGACGACTCGCCAACGACGAAATCGCGATCGCCTGTCTCGGCACGGGCGGGCGTTGCCGCTGGCTCATGGAGCGGCTCGCCAAGATCGAAGGCACGCGATTGGTCGCCGTCTGCGATGTCTATAACGAGGCCCTCGCTCAAGGAGCGAAGTTGGCCGATGCGAAAGCGCTGCAGGAGTCCGACTATCAAAAGTTATTAGACCGATCAGACGTTGATGCCGTCCTGATCGGATCCCCCGATCATTGGCATGTGCCGATGACGGTCGATGCCTGCAACGCCGGCAAAGATGTCTATGTCGAGAAGCCGCTCACGCATTCGATCAAAGAAGGTGAGCGGGTTATCGCGGCGCAAAACGACAACAGTCGGATCGTTCAAGTCGGTACGCAACATCGCAGTATGCCGCACCTGAATGAGGCCCGCGACATCGTGCGCTCCGGCGGCATTGGTGAGGTCTATAAGGTTCGCATGACCTGGAACCGCGGCAGTCGCAGGTGGAAGCGATGGGATTATGGCATTCAGTCGTCGGATGTTGATTGGAAAGCGTTTCTCGGCAGCGCGCCCGACCAGCCGTTCGATCAATATAAGATGGAGAACTGGCGGTTCTTCTGGGATTTCGGAGGCGGCATCTTCACCGACCTCATGGTCCACTGGCTTGATACCGCCTACTGGTTCCTCGACATGCAGGATCCCTCCACGGCCGCGTCGATTGGCGATCAATTTGCGTCGAAAGGCCTATGGGAGACACCCGACACCGTGCAGACGCTGCTGCATTATCCTGACGATAAGTTGCAAGCTCATTTTGAAGGGACATTTGTAAATTGGCGCGATCGGGCGATGATCGAATTTATGGGTTCAGAAGCAACTCTCTATTGTGATCGCGGTCGCTATGAGGTCATTCCGGAACACAAGAGCAAGGCCGAGGCCCGCAGCCGGGTCGACGGCGACGGAGCCAAGGGGGCGGACTTTTATAACAAGGTTGATGGTGCTCAATATCACCTGCAGAACTGGGTCGACTGCATGAGAAGCCGCGAGACCCCCAACTGCCCGGCCGAAGCGGGAGTACGCTCAGCAAAGGGGGCACACCTGGCGAATAAGTCGCTGCGGGAGAATGCGATCGCGCGACCCAACTCTTAA
- a CDS encoding cytochrome C oxidase subunit IV family protein gives MDHADSHGEHNPIAHVMPTPILFGTFAILVALTFLTVYLGTQVTLGPWEIYVSLAIASFKAFLVAAFFMHLRYDKPLNGLMFVFSIVFLAIFLGAVMVDFSANQDEIQALDAAKEAEAISTASGGGTVDEEDMVRNTPEEEVLSIVASSKGSAAVGEALFVTKTCVGCHRQIGNMPPVGPALGGIAKRMSRREIAESILYPSKKISKGYEAYTVLTIDGVQHLGILVEGKESGDAKVRKADGTLVTIPEDEIDDLFESEKSQMPEKLVDTITPEQFAGLVTYLESL, from the coding sequence ATGGACCACGCCGATAGCCACGGGGAGCATAACCCGATCGCCCACGTGATGCCGACGCCGATCCTGTTCGGCACGTTCGCGATCTTAGTCGCGCTGACCTTTCTGACGGTTTATCTGGGAACGCAGGTCACGCTCGGGCCTTGGGAAATCTACGTTTCGCTGGCAATCGCGTCGTTCAAAGCGTTTCTTGTCGCCGCCTTCTTCATGCACTTGCGGTACGACAAGCCACTGAACGGGTTGATGTTCGTGTTTTCGATCGTGTTCCTCGCCATCTTTTTGGGCGCGGTCATGGTCGACTTCTCGGCCAACCAAGACGAAATTCAGGCACTGGATGCGGCGAAAGAAGCCGAAGCGATCTCCACGGCCTCCGGAGGCGGCACGGTCGACGAAGAAGACATGGTGCGAAACACTCCCGAAGAGGAAGTGCTCAGCATCGTCGCCTCATCCAAAGGCAGCGCTGCCGTCGGTGAAGCGTTGTTCGTGACAAAGACGTGCGTCGGTTGCCACCGCCAGATCGGCAACATGCCCCCGGTCGGACCGGCGCTCGGCGGCATCGCCAAGCGGATGTCCCGTCGCGAAATCGCAGAATCGATCCTGTATCCGTCGAAGAAAATCTCGAAAGGTTACGAGGCCTACACGGTTCTCACGATCGATGGAGTGCAGCACCTCGGGATTCTGGTCGAGGGCAAAGAATCGGGCGATGCGAAGGTCCGTAAAGCGGACGGTACGCTGGTCACGATCCCCGAAGACGAGATCGACGACCTGTTCGAGTCCGAAAAATCGCAAATGCCCGAAAAGCTGGTCGACACGATCACGCCTGAGCAGTTCGCCGGGTTAGTGACTTATCTCGAATCGCTCTAG